One genomic segment of Amycolatopsis granulosa includes these proteins:
- a CDS encoding KamA family radical SAM protein, with protein MTAIQEVSPAESSESTTGAAGQPYAYRRTELVEPDWRRFPGWREVTEAQWRDAQWQRVHCVRNIKQLRAVLGDLIGERFYDDLAADQRELATMSMLVPPQMLNTMSVDSTDAFYADPVRRYMLPVRSDRDPDWPSHPHSARDSLHEAEMWVVEGLTHRYPTKVLAELLSTCPQYCGHCTRMDLVGNSTDQVVKHKLDLKPVDRQDAMIDYLRRTPGVRDVVVSGGDVANVPWHQLESFLMRLLDIETVRDIRLATKALAGLPQHWLQPRIVEGLERVAGTARRRGVNLAIHTHVNHVQSVTPLVAEAARTALEVGVRDVRNQGVLMRGVNATPAALLDLCFALQGEANILPYYFYLCDMIPNAEHWRLAVWEAQELQHAIMGYLPGYATPRIVCDVPYVGKRWVHQLAEYDRERGISYWTKNYRTGIEHSDPEALRRHYPYYDPIRTLPADGRAWWAQQAS; from the coding sequence ATGACTGCGATCCAGGAAGTCTCCCCCGCCGAGAGCTCCGAGAGCACCACCGGTGCCGCCGGACAGCCCTACGCCTACCGCCGTACGGAGCTGGTCGAACCGGACTGGCGCCGCTTCCCCGGCTGGCGGGAGGTGACCGAGGCGCAGTGGCGGGACGCGCAGTGGCAGCGGGTGCACTGCGTGCGCAACATCAAGCAGCTGCGCGCGGTGCTCGGCGACCTCATCGGCGAGCGGTTCTACGACGACCTGGCCGCCGACCAGCGCGAGCTGGCGACGATGTCGATGCTGGTGCCGCCGCAGATGCTCAACACCATGTCGGTGGACTCGACCGACGCCTTCTACGCCGACCCGGTCCGCCGCTACATGCTGCCGGTGCGCAGCGACCGCGACCCGGACTGGCCCAGTCACCCGCACTCCGCGCGCGACTCACTGCACGAGGCGGAGATGTGGGTGGTGGAGGGCCTGACCCACCGCTACCCCACGAAGGTGCTGGCGGAGCTGCTGTCCACCTGCCCCCAGTACTGCGGGCACTGCACGCGGATGGACCTGGTGGGCAACTCGACCGACCAGGTCGTCAAGCACAAGCTGGACCTCAAGCCGGTGGACCGCCAGGACGCGATGATCGACTACCTGCGCCGTACGCCCGGGGTGCGGGACGTCGTGGTGTCCGGCGGTGACGTGGCGAACGTGCCGTGGCACCAGCTGGAGTCGTTCCTGATGCGGCTGCTGGACATCGAGACCGTGCGGGACATCAGGCTGGCCACCAAGGCGCTGGCCGGGCTGCCGCAGCACTGGTTGCAGCCCCGGATCGTCGAGGGGCTGGAGCGGGTGGCCGGCACGGCGCGGCGCCGCGGCGTGAACCTGGCGATCCACACGCACGTCAACCACGTCCAGTCGGTGACCCCGCTGGTCGCCGAGGCGGCGCGGACGGCGCTGGAGGTCGGCGTGCGGGACGTGCGCAACCAGGGGGTGCTGATGCGTGGGGTGAACGCCACCCCGGCGGCACTGCTGGACCTCTGCTTCGCCTTGCAGGGCGAGGCGAACATCCTGCCGTACTACTTCTACCTGTGCGACATGATCCCCAACGCCGAGCACTGGCGCCTGGCGGTGTGGGAGGCGCAGGAGCTGCAGCACGCCATCATGGGGTACCTGCCGGGCTACGCCACCCCGCGCATCGTCTGCGACGTGCCCTACGTCGGCAAGCGCTGGGTGCACCAGCTCGCCGAGTACGACCGGGAGCGCGGCATCTCCTACTGGACGAAGAACTACCGCACCGGGATCGAGCACTCCGACCCGGAGGCGTTGCGCCGCCACTACCCCTACTACGACCCCATCCGCACGCTTCCTGCGGACGGGCGAGCGTGGTGGGCGCAGCAGGCGAGCTGA
- a CDS encoding DMT family transporter has product MPTGPSALEVAVPAAVVGAALMGLASAAQARATKQVEVARTLDPSLLTHLAHRPLWLAGIVATVAGLALQLVALAFAPLLVVQPLLVTSLIFAGLFADRLDRRRPDAVLGAGSLMCVAGLAAVLVLTRPGEDGTPAVSGPAPVVLALTLAGLTVVGLAVSVLRHGASRVLGLAVATGVLYGVTAGLMKVVAGQARESLAEPFTHPVLYVVCIVGPLGFLLSQNTFQRGEFLTPALAVITALDPLVGVAIGVWWLGETVNHDPGALAGAGLAGLVVVAGIVVLSARAARLTHEESR; this is encoded by the coding sequence GTGCCGACAGGACCGAGCGCGCTGGAGGTGGCCGTGCCGGCCGCCGTGGTCGGTGCGGCCCTGATGGGCTTGGCCAGCGCCGCGCAGGCGCGCGCCACGAAACAGGTGGAGGTCGCCCGCACGCTCGACCCGTCGCTGCTGACCCACCTGGCGCACCGCCCGCTGTGGCTCGCCGGGATCGTCGCCACGGTCGCCGGGCTGGCGCTGCAGCTGGTGGCGCTGGCGTTCGCGCCGCTGCTGGTGGTGCAGCCGCTGCTGGTCACCTCGCTGATCTTCGCCGGGTTGTTCGCCGACCGGCTGGACCGCCGCCGCCCGGACGCGGTGCTCGGCGCCGGCTCGCTGATGTGCGTGGCCGGGCTGGCCGCGGTGCTGGTGCTGACGCGGCCCGGCGAGGACGGCACGCCCGCCGTGTCCGGGCCGGCCCCGGTGGTGCTGGCGCTGACCCTGGCCGGGCTCACCGTGGTCGGGCTCGCCGTGTCCGTGCTGCGGCACGGCGCGTCGCGTGTCCTCGGGCTCGCCGTCGCCACCGGCGTGCTCTACGGCGTGACGGCGGGTTTGATGAAGGTCGTCGCCGGGCAGGCACGCGAAAGCCTTGCCGAGCCGTTCACCCATCCCGTGCTCTACGTCGTCTGCATCGTCGGCCCGCTCGGATTCCTGCTGAGCCAGAACACCTTCCAGCGCGGCGAGTTCCTCACGCCGGCGCTGGCGGTGATCACCGCCCTCGACCCGCTCGTCGGTGTGGCGATCGGCGTGTGGTGGCTGGGGGAGACCGTCAACCACGACCCGGGCGCGCTCGCCGGCGCCGGCCTGGCCGGGCTGGTCGTCGTCGCCGGCATCGTGGTGCTGTCCGCCCGCGCGGCGCGCCTGACCCACGAGGAGTCCCGGTGA
- a CDS encoding MGDG synthase family glycosyltransferase: protein MKQVLVLSATMGEGHNATGRALAEAVHRLWPDAEIRWLDALDVMGPGVGPLFRQIYVTNVRRTPWLYEFFYWALWRWRWFAAACKRFTGAWCGRRLARVLGQPDLVLSTYPLGTAGLEWLRRRGRLPSPVGAWISDFAPHPFWVYGRIDRNLVMHPVAIPPAVRCVPDAPVAVSAPPVRAVFRPGDREAARRRLGLPPEAFVALVSCGSLGFGQVEAAARELLAAHPSVVPVVVCGRNERLARALRRLTDPRLRVLGWTDDMAGFTVAADVVVTNAGGATGLEALACARPVLMHRPIAAHGRANARLMAEAGLAMVCEADGELTAAVRQLIDTPGLGKTMTEAAARHLESAGDLDDALRALAGQPV from the coding sequence GTGAAACAGGTCCTGGTGCTGTCCGCGACGATGGGCGAAGGCCACAACGCCACCGGCCGTGCCCTCGCCGAGGCCGTGCACCGGTTGTGGCCGGACGCGGAGATCCGCTGGCTCGACGCGCTGGACGTGATGGGCCCGGGCGTGGGACCGCTGTTCCGGCAGATCTACGTCACCAACGTGCGCCGCACCCCGTGGCTGTACGAGTTCTTCTACTGGGCGCTGTGGCGGTGGCGCTGGTTCGCCGCCGCCTGCAAACGCTTCACCGGCGCGTGGTGCGGCCGGCGGCTCGCGCGGGTCCTCGGGCAGCCGGACCTGGTGCTGTCCACCTACCCGCTGGGCACGGCGGGGCTGGAGTGGTTGCGCCGGCGCGGCCGGCTGCCGTCCCCGGTGGGCGCCTGGATCTCGGATTTCGCACCGCACCCGTTCTGGGTGTACGGGCGCATCGACCGCAACCTGGTGATGCATCCGGTGGCGATCCCGCCTGCGGTGCGGTGCGTGCCGGACGCGCCGGTCGCGGTGTCCGCGCCGCCGGTGCGGGCCGTGTTCCGCCCCGGCGACCGGGAGGCCGCCCGCCGCAGGCTCGGCCTCCCGCCGGAGGCGTTCGTGGCGCTGGTGTCGTGCGGGTCGCTCGGGTTCGGACAGGTGGAGGCCGCGGCGCGGGAACTGCTGGCCGCCCACCCGTCGGTGGTGCCGGTGGTGGTGTGCGGTCGCAACGAGCGCCTGGCGCGTGCGTTGCGGCGGCTGACCGATCCGCGTCTGCGGGTGCTGGGCTGGACCGACGACATGGCCGGGTTCACCGTCGCCGCGGACGTGGTGGTCACCAACGCGGGGGGCGCCACCGGGCTGGAGGCTCTCGCATGTGCCCGCCCGGTGCTGATGCACCGCCCGATCGCCGCGCACGGCCGAGCCAACGCCCGGCTGATGGCCGAAGCCGGGCTGGCGATGGTGTGCGAGGCCGACGGCGAGCTCACCGCGGCCGTCCGGCAGCTGATCGACACCCCGGGGCTGGGCAAGACGATGACCGAGGCCGCCGCCCGGCACCTGGAGTCGGCCGGCGACCTCGACGACGCCTTGCGGGCCCTCGCCGGGCAGCCCGTCTAG
- a CDS encoding Lrp/AsnC family transcriptional regulator produces the protein MSGPLEQLDQAIARELAVDGRCSFTDLAERVGLSVSAVHQRVRRLEQRGVIQGYVARLDSEQIGLPLTALISLTPNDPAAPDDYPQRIEHIREIESCYSVAGDESYILLVRVASPRDLEDLLRRIREAAKVSTRTTVVLSTPFEGRPPTV, from the coding sequence GTGAGCGGCCCGCTGGAGCAGCTGGACCAGGCGATCGCGCGGGAGCTGGCGGTCGACGGCCGCTGTTCCTTCACCGACCTGGCCGAGCGGGTGGGGTTGTCGGTGTCGGCGGTGCACCAGCGTGTGCGGCGGCTGGAGCAGCGCGGCGTGATCCAGGGGTATGTGGCGCGGCTGGACAGCGAGCAGATCGGCCTGCCGCTGACCGCGCTGATCTCGCTGACGCCCAACGACCCGGCGGCGCCGGACGACTACCCGCAGCGGATCGAGCACATCCGGGAGATCGAGTCGTGCTACTCGGTGGCCGGTGACGAGTCCTACATCCTGCTGGTGCGGGTCGCCTCACCGCGGGACCTGGAGGACCTGCTGCGCCGGATCCGGGAGGCGGCGAAGGTGTCGACACGCACGACGGTGGTGCTGTCGACCCCGTTCGAAGGCCGTCCACCGACGGTGTGA
- a CDS encoding MarR family winged helix-turn-helix transcriptional regulator: MDQVAAGNGLSRPQREAVDGVAAALATVGNWMFAPATRRKIMAASGLDLSLGDYTLLAQVSLHAPVRLSVLAELMEVDKSTLSPPAKRLESRGLIERRPDPADARAQLVSVTRAGKLAIGKLWKARAAAVAALLADWDAADVEQLAASLGALSEAIKRGR, from the coding sequence ATGGACCAGGTAGCGGCCGGCAACGGCCTGTCCCGTCCCCAGCGTGAGGCCGTTGACGGAGTGGCGGCCGCCCTGGCCACGGTGGGCAACTGGATGTTCGCTCCGGCCACCCGCCGCAAGATCATGGCCGCGTCCGGGCTGGACCTGTCGCTGGGCGACTACACCCTGCTGGCCCAGGTGTCGCTGCACGCGCCGGTGCGACTGTCGGTCCTGGCGGAGCTGATGGAGGTGGACAAGTCCACCCTCTCCCCGCCGGCCAAACGCCTGGAATCACGCGGATTGATCGAGCGCCGACCCGATCCGGCCGACGCCCGCGCCCAGCTGGTGAGCGTCACCCGGGCCGGGAAACTCGCCATCGGCAAGCTCTGGAAGGCGCGCGCCGCCGCGGTTGCCGCCCTGCTCGCGGACTGGGACGCGGCCGATGTCGAGCAACTGGCCGCGAGCCTCGGCGCGCTCAGCGAAGCGATCAAGAGAGGGCGCTGA
- a CDS encoding zinc-binding dehydrogenase, whose product MRAVLLHEFGPPAQLRVADVPTPEPAAGEVAVQVAAAGIQFLETQVRAGTMRGVLGGAPLPVILGKEIAGVVTEVGPGGDTGLIGARVLASTTGLGGYAETAVVPADSLVPVRDGVELPEAVALYRYGVTAQGLVRAARVTAGDRVLVLAAAGAVGTILVQLLKRAGATVVAAARGERKLALLGELRADHVVDYSLPHWTARVRDAVGGPVDVVYDHVGGALGRAAFELLTPGAGRQITFGFSSGTPLEVRPMELLGRSLTLTGFSAGSLWSRPELARDLATEVLELAAAGQIRPVIGQRFPLERAADAHAAIEARDTVGKTLLIP is encoded by the coding sequence ATGCGTGCCGTTCTGCTGCACGAATTCGGGCCGCCCGCCCAGCTGCGCGTCGCGGACGTGCCCACGCCGGAACCGGCCGCGGGCGAGGTCGCGGTGCAGGTCGCCGCGGCCGGCATCCAGTTCCTGGAGACGCAGGTCCGCGCCGGGACCATGCGCGGCGTTCTCGGTGGCGCGCCGCTGCCGGTGATCCTCGGCAAGGAGATCGCCGGAGTGGTCACCGAGGTCGGTCCCGGTGGCGACACCGGCCTGATCGGCGCCCGCGTCCTGGCCAGCACCACCGGCCTGGGCGGGTACGCCGAGACCGCCGTCGTCCCGGCCGACAGCCTCGTCCCGGTGCGCGACGGGGTCGAGCTGCCCGAGGCCGTCGCCCTCTACCGGTACGGCGTCACCGCGCAGGGCCTGGTCAGGGCGGCCCGCGTGACCGCCGGTGACCGGGTCCTGGTACTGGCGGCCGCGGGCGCCGTCGGCACGATCCTGGTGCAGCTGCTCAAGCGGGCCGGGGCCACCGTCGTCGCGGCCGCTCGCGGGGAGCGCAAGCTCGCGCTGCTCGGCGAGCTGCGGGCCGACCACGTGGTGGACTACTCGCTCCCCCACTGGACGGCCCGCGTCCGGGACGCCGTGGGCGGTCCCGTGGACGTCGTGTACGACCACGTCGGCGGAGCGCTCGGACGTGCCGCGTTCGAGCTGCTCACCCCGGGCGCGGGGCGCCAGATCACGTTCGGCTTCTCCAGCGGCACCCCGCTGGAGGTGCGGCCCATGGAACTGCTCGGCCGGAGCCTGACCCTGACCGGGTTCAGCGCCGGTTCCCTCTGGAGCCGGCCCGAACTGGCCCGCGACCTGGCGACCGAAGTCCTGGAACTGGCCGCGGCCGGCCAGATCCGTCCGGTCATCGGCCAGCGTTTCCCACTGGAGCGGGCAGCCGACGCGCACGCCGCGATCGAAGCCCGCGACACCGTCGGCAAAACGCTCCTCATCCCCTGA
- a CDS encoding GDSL-type esterase/lipase family protein yields MRRFRWWIGGGVSLLVLVLVAIFVFAGPGTPPGPLHRPGPPGIGPLTIVSMGDSTLSGEGAGDYTADTNGTGGDWCHRSPHATVAEVDVPGIVEKVNLACSGAPSAQVGLGEVRQWTEPSQAARLAELVKTHRVAAVVVAVGANDDPHFSQLISQCFQAWFVAGSPPCRTAIGPGWQQRIDAMVPKVVSALGDIKAVLARAGYQPEDYQLVLQSYAAPIGPGIPANLQNLNGCPFRTEDLHWVVEEGVPVLSRGLAAAAAQAGARFLDLARAGLGHEACSGGPDASKEWFSRLTLQLNDLADADRASHAIQESFHPNANGHGEFGRCLSEFLVTDGPRAACLAGQDGHLHPAAPVTAG; encoded by the coding sequence GTGCGGCGGTTTCGGTGGTGGATCGGTGGGGGCGTTTCGCTCCTCGTCCTGGTGCTGGTGGCGATCTTCGTGTTCGCCGGGCCCGGCACGCCACCCGGCCCGTTGCACCGGCCCGGGCCGCCCGGCATCGGTCCGCTGACGATCGTGTCGATGGGCGACAGCACCCTGTCCGGTGAGGGCGCCGGGGACTACACGGCGGACACCAACGGCACCGGCGGCGATTGGTGCCACCGCTCCCCGCACGCCACGGTGGCCGAGGTCGACGTGCCGGGAATCGTGGAGAAGGTCAACCTCGCCTGCTCGGGCGCACCGTCGGCGCAGGTCGGGCTGGGTGAGGTGCGGCAGTGGACCGAGCCGTCGCAGGCCGCGCGGCTGGCGGAGCTGGTGAAGACCCACCGGGTCGCCGCGGTCGTGGTGGCCGTGGGCGCCAACGACGACCCGCACTTCTCGCAGCTGATCTCGCAGTGCTTCCAGGCGTGGTTCGTCGCCGGCAGCCCACCCTGCCGCACCGCGATCGGCCCGGGCTGGCAGCAGCGCATCGACGCGATGGTGCCGAAGGTGGTCTCGGCCCTGGGCGACATCAAGGCGGTGCTCGCCCGCGCCGGGTACCAGCCGGAGGACTACCAGCTGGTGCTCCAGTCCTACGCGGCGCCGATCGGGCCGGGGATCCCGGCGAACCTGCAGAACCTCAACGGCTGCCCGTTCCGCACCGAGGACCTGCACTGGGTGGTCGAGGAGGGGGTGCCGGTACTCTCGCGCGGGCTCGCGGCGGCCGCCGCGCAGGCCGGCGCGCGGTTCCTGGACCTGGCCCGGGCGGGACTGGGGCACGAGGCGTGCAGCGGCGGCCCCGATGCCTCGAAGGAATGGTTCAGCCGGCTGACGCTGCAGCTCAACGACCTGGCCGACGCCGACCGCGCCAGCCATGCCATTCAGGAATCGTTCCACCCGAACGCGAACGGGCACGGCGAGTTCGGCCGCTGCCTGAGCGAATTCCTGGTGACCGACGGTCCCCGGGCCGCCTGCCTTGCCGGGCAGGACGGGCACCTCCACCCGGCGGCGCCGGTCACCGCGGGGTGA
- a CDS encoding HEAT repeat domain-containing protein: MIVIDPTPRNPSHPGPLDALAAADSSTRLQAALAAGTHPVPGLVDPLVARCAVEPDFFVRDMLTWALTRHPREITVPRLLAELGSQRAQARSQALHTLSKIGDKSAWPALTSSFLRDADDEVARSAWRAAVILVPAGQEAALAGELAAQLGRGDRTVQLSLSRALVALGDVIEPVLRRALGSADVTVRAHAHATERLLRDPDAGFGPALDEAKRVVALGPERAGETTC, translated from the coding sequence GTGATCGTCATCGACCCGACACCCAGGAACCCATCGCACCCGGGCCCGCTCGACGCGCTGGCCGCCGCGGACTCCTCGACGCGGCTGCAGGCCGCACTGGCCGCGGGCACGCACCCCGTCCCCGGTCTCGTCGATCCGCTCGTGGCGCGCTGCGCGGTCGAGCCGGACTTCTTCGTCCGCGACATGCTCACCTGGGCACTCACCCGGCACCCGCGGGAGATCACGGTGCCCAGGCTGCTGGCGGAGCTCGGCTCGCAGCGTGCGCAGGCGCGCAGTCAGGCGTTGCACACCCTGTCCAAGATCGGGGACAAGAGCGCGTGGCCGGCGCTGACCAGCTCGTTCCTGCGTGACGCCGACGACGAGGTCGCGCGCAGCGCCTGGCGCGCCGCCGTGATCCTCGTGCCGGCCGGGCAGGAGGCCGCACTCGCCGGGGAGCTGGCGGCGCAACTGGGGCGCGGCGACCGGACCGTGCAGCTGAGCCTCAGCCGCGCGCTCGTCGCGCTCGGGGACGTGATCGAGCCGGTGCTGCGCCGGGCGCTCGGGAGCGCCGATGTGACGGTGCGCGCCCACGCGCACGCGACGGAGCGGCTCCTGCGCGACCCGGACGCCGGTTTCGGGCCGGCTCTTGACGAGGCGAAACGGGTCGTCGCGCTCGGACCGGAACGGGCCGGGGAAACAACGTGCTGA
- a CDS encoding NmrA family NAD(P)-binding protein gives MSASPKIFVAGATGLLGGQIVRALLDQGASVRALVRPGTSDEKKRSLTAGAGDVELVEGDITAPAERLAEAIGDATTVVSAVQGGPDVIVDGQANLLRAAEKAGARRFIPSDFAIDINKLDDGDNFMIDWRRKAAAERTGTGIEVVSVLNGAFYEVMVGFMGIVDWEQGTLSHWGDPDQPLDLTSVADTAAYTAAVALDPSATGTLRFAGDVVSMREFHEAVQRGSGRTLQLRHLGSADDLRAEITRQAAVAENPFDYVALQYQWCMVSGKGKFDQLDNDRYPHVKPQSVADFVAANPSAN, from the coding sequence ATGTCCGCTTCCCCCAAGATCTTCGTGGCCGGTGCCACCGGGCTGCTCGGCGGCCAGATCGTCCGGGCCCTGCTCGACCAGGGCGCGTCCGTCCGGGCGCTGGTCCGGCCCGGGACCAGTGACGAGAAGAAGCGTTCCCTGACCGCCGGGGCCGGCGACGTGGAGCTGGTCGAGGGTGACATCACCGCTCCGGCCGAGCGCCTGGCCGAGGCGATCGGCGACGCCACCACCGTGGTCTCGGCGGTGCAGGGCGGCCCCGACGTCATCGTGGACGGGCAGGCCAACCTCCTGCGCGCCGCGGAGAAGGCCGGTGCCCGGCGGTTCATCCCGTCCGACTTCGCCATCGACATCAACAAGCTCGACGACGGCGACAACTTCATGATCGACTGGCGCCGGAAGGCCGCCGCTGAGCGCACCGGCACCGGCATCGAGGTGGTTTCCGTGCTCAACGGGGCCTTCTACGAGGTGATGGTCGGCTTCATGGGGATCGTCGACTGGGAGCAGGGCACCCTGTCCCACTGGGGCGACCCCGACCAGCCGCTCGACCTGACCTCGGTGGCCGACACCGCGGCCTACACCGCCGCCGTCGCCCTCGACCCGTCGGCCACCGGCACCCTGCGCTTCGCCGGTGACGTCGTCTCGATGCGCGAGTTCCACGAGGCGGTCCAGCGCGGCTCCGGCCGCACCCTGCAACTGCGTCACCTCGGCAGCGCCGACGACCTGCGGGCGGAGATCACCCGGCAGGCGGCGGTCGCCGAGAACCCGTTCGACTACGTGGCGCTGCAGTACCAGTGGTGCATGGTCAGTGGCAAGGGCAAGTTCGACCAGCTGGACAACGACCGGTACCCACACGTCAAGCCCCAGTCGGTGGCCGACTTCGTCGCCGCCAACCCGTCGGCGAACTGA
- a CDS encoding M24 family metallopeptidase, which produces MSSRSPESPALAPDTLRARLDRARAAAAAAGTDALLIAPGSDLRYLIGAAGGSFERLTTLVVPAEGTPALVVPKLEAPGYAAVPTDALGVEVVTWVDGEDPYRMVAGRLGKPGRVAVSDGLIALHVLAFRAALGSAEQTLAGPVLRELRMRKDAAEIDALRRAGAAIDRVHARVGEWLRAGRTEAEVGADIADAIVAEGHLHADFVIVGSGPNGASPHHDVSDRVIERGDVVVVDIGGPLPEGYNSDSTRTYAIGEPRDADVARTYAVLERAQRAAVEAVRPGLTAQSIDGVAREIISDAGYGEFFIHRTGHGIGLDVHEEPYIVEGNDLVLEPGMAFSVEPGIYQPGRWGARIEDIVVVTADGVEALNQRPHELVVLDS; this is translated from the coding sequence ATGTCCTCCCGTTCACCCGAGAGCCCCGCCCTCGCCCCGGACACCCTGCGCGCACGGCTGGACCGCGCCCGCGCCGCCGCCGCGGCCGCCGGCACCGACGCGCTGCTCATCGCGCCGGGCTCGGACCTGAGGTACCTGATCGGTGCGGCCGGTGGTTCCTTCGAGCGGCTGACGACCCTCGTGGTGCCGGCCGAGGGCACCCCGGCCCTCGTGGTGCCGAAACTGGAGGCGCCCGGCTACGCGGCGGTGCCCACCGACGCGCTCGGTGTCGAGGTGGTCACCTGGGTCGACGGGGAGGACCCGTACCGGATGGTGGCCGGCCGGCTGGGCAAGCCGGGCCGGGTGGCGGTCAGCGACGGGCTGATCGCGCTGCACGTGCTGGCCTTCCGCGCCGCGCTCGGCTCCGCCGAGCAGACCCTGGCCGGACCGGTGCTCCGCGAGCTGCGGATGCGCAAGGACGCCGCCGAGATCGACGCGCTGCGCCGCGCCGGTGCCGCGATCGACCGGGTGCACGCGCGGGTCGGGGAGTGGCTTCGCGCGGGCCGCACCGAAGCGGAGGTGGGGGCCGACATCGCCGACGCCATCGTGGCGGAGGGGCACCTGCACGCCGACTTCGTCATCGTCGGTTCCGGCCCGAACGGCGCCAGCCCGCACCACGACGTGTCCGACCGGGTCATCGAGCGGGGCGATGTGGTCGTGGTCGACATCGGCGGGCCGCTCCCGGAGGGCTACAACTCCGACTCCACGCGCACCTACGCGATCGGCGAGCCGCGGGACGCCGACGTGGCGCGGACCTACGCGGTGCTCGAGCGCGCACAGCGGGCCGCGGTCGAGGCCGTGCGGCCCGGGCTCACCGCGCAGTCGATCGACGGGGTGGCGCGGGAGATCATCTCCGACGCCGGGTACGGGGAGTTCTTCATCCACCGCACCGGGCACGGCATCGGCCTGGACGTGCACGAGGAGCCCTACATCGTCGAGGGCAACGACCTGGTGCTGGAGCCGGGCATGGCGTTCAGCGTCGAACCGGGCATCTACCAGCCGGGACGGTGGGGCGCCCGGATCGAGGACATCGTGGTGGTGACCGCGGACGGGGTCGAAGCACTCAACCAGCGCCCGCACGAGCTCGTCGTGCTCGACTCGTGA
- a CDS encoding HEAT repeat domain-containing protein: MLIGEVARRSGVSTRMLRHYDTLGLARPTGRTVGGYREYSAEDIRRIFHVESLRSLGLSLREIGRVLDDPAFAPSALVADLIRRTEERLKREQELLERLRAVDASAPARWPDVLRLVELLHGLTSASAARRQQTVLAPAEDVPVPVEVLAEAVLAESDPNVAGALRWALARADGDVVPTLAAGMRSADVDVRRRAVLAIAAMPGAEAAAVLADALADPDATVRKHAALALGARGATTAVPTLVGMVVEGPNDIEAAEVLGTLARDPACAERIMTALAGEVDAHPTDAAVRIRLAQALAEMPGTSAQGLLRRLAHDDDRSVALVAAALADVVDRRAADRPGPGVTPR, encoded by the coding sequence GTGCTGATCGGCGAGGTGGCGCGCCGCTCGGGGGTGAGCACGCGGATGCTGCGGCACTACGACACCCTCGGGCTGGCGCGCCCCACCGGCCGGACGGTGGGCGGTTACCGCGAGTACTCCGCCGAGGACATCCGCCGGATCTTCCACGTGGAGAGCCTCCGGTCGCTGGGGTTGTCCCTGCGGGAGATCGGGCGGGTGCTCGACGACCCCGCCTTCGCACCGTCCGCACTGGTCGCCGACCTGATCCGGCGGACCGAAGAGCGGCTGAAGCGGGAGCAGGAGCTGCTCGAGCGGCTGCGTGCGGTCGATGCCTCGGCACCCGCCCGCTGGCCGGACGTCCTGCGCCTCGTCGAGCTGCTGCACGGTCTCACCTCGGCCAGTGCCGCCCGCCGGCAGCAGACCGTCCTGGCCCCCGCCGAGGACGTGCCGGTTCCCGTTGAGGTGCTGGCCGAAGCGGTCCTCGCCGAATCCGATCCGAATGTCGCCGGCGCGCTGCGCTGGGCCCTCGCACGCGCGGACGGCGACGTCGTCCCGACCCTGGCCGCGGGGATGCGTTCGGCGGATGTTGACGTCCGCCGCCGCGCGGTCCTGGCGATCGCCGCGATGCCCGGCGCGGAGGCGGCCGCGGTGCTCGCGGACGCACTCGCGGACCCGGACGCGACGGTGCGCAAGCACGCCGCGCTCGCCCTGGGCGCGCGGGGCGCGACCACGGCCGTGCCGACGCTGGTCGGCATGGTGGTCGAGGGCCCGAACGACATCGAGGCGGCCGAGGTCCTGGGCACGCTGGCGCGGGACCCGGCGTGCGCGGAGCGGATCATGACCGCCCTGGCCGGCGAGGTCGACGCGCACCCCACGGACGCCGCCGTGCGGATACGCCTGGCCCAGGCACTGGCGGAGATGCCGGGGACCAGTGCGCAGGGGCTGCTGCGCCGGTTGGCCCACGACGACGACCGGTCGGTCGCCCTGGTCGCCGCGGCCCTCGCCGACGTGGTCGACCGGCGCGCCGCGGACCGACCCGGGCCCGGCGTCACCCCGCGGTGA